The following is a genomic window from Planctomycetia bacterium.
TCGGCCATCGTGTGCGACTCACCCAGTGGCACGTCCAGAGCCAGTCCAATTCCGCCCTCGACGAGGCCGTCGCCTGGAAAGATGGCCGCCTCCACATCACCGAAAACACCTACGAGGTCGCTCGCGTCGGCGAACACCGCTACAACGTCGTCGGCCTCGCCTTCGTCCTCATCTCACTCGTCGGCACAACCCTGACGGAGTTAGGCGGCGGCCCCAAGGGCACCTTCCACGCGCCGTTCTATGTCCTGTTTGTCGCCATGCCCCTCGTCGTCGCCGCGTTCGCCACCTTTCGCGAGGCAACTCGTTCAACCGTCTGGGGCGCGGTGCTCGCCGGTTATCTCTTCGTCGGCACCAGTCTGCTTCCTGTGCTGGAGCAATGCCGCGGCGCCGCCCAGGGCGGCAGCATCTACTTCATCAACCACGCCCTCGCCGTCACCGGCCTGCTCATCATGTGCGCCGACCTGCTCGGCCCCCGAAAGATCTGGCCCGCCCTCATCGGTCTGGCACTCGCCGCCTGGTCGCGCCAGTTGACCGTGCTCTACGCCCTGCCGCTTCTGTGGATCGCCTGGCGAACAGGCGCAGCCGCCTCGAGCAAACGACCCATGAGAACCGCCGTGGTCGGCGTGCTGCTCATCGCCCTGTTCCCCATGACGCTCAACTACCTGAAATTCGGGAACCCCTTCGACACCGGCTACTCGCGCATCTACGAAGGCCGGACCGACCCCATCGGCCGTCGCGGTCAGGAGCAGCTCTTCGGCCTGCGCTACCTCGCCCATAACGCCTGGGCCATGAACGCCGAGATCCCCTCGTTCGACATCCGCCGCGGCGCGGTGCAACCCGTCATCGCCGGACGCGACGGCGCTTCCATCTGGTTCACCACCCCCCTCCTCCTCGCCATCTTCGTCACCCTCCGCAAATGGTGGGCCGATGCCACCTGCAGGGCACTCGTCCTCGGTTCGCTCCCCGTCATCGCCGGCCTCCTGCTCTACCACGTCACCGGCTCCAACGACGCCGGCCACTTCCGCTACGCCCTCGACTTCATTCCCGTCTGGTTCATCGTCATCGCCCCGTTCACCGTCTCCCCGCGCGGCCGGCGATGGACCCTCGCCTGCCTCGCCTTCAGCGCCACCTACTTCAGCCTGCTTCCCTAGGCCGCGTTGCGATTAATGTTGATTTCGAAATGACGTCTACCGAAGTGGATCAATCGGTCGCAGCGCCCCGACCGCCGACTCAACCGCCGACCGAATCGCCCCATCCTCGATCAGCATGCGCATGGCCCGAATGTCCTCTGCCAGGACCCGGTCCTCGCAAAGCGGCCCGACAACCCCGCGAATGCATGCCAGCGCCGCGGCACTCCCCGTGGACAATCCCTTCCCAAACGCCGCCCGCGCCGTTGCAAACGCCTCAGCCGTTACCGTCCCGCCGTCGGATGGAGTCGACCGCAGTCGAATTCGCCAGTCCAGCGCCTGCGCCGCCGCCATCAGCTCAATCGCCAGCGTGCTCTGCGTGTTGGTCAGCACCGTGCGCACCTTGCGCGCCGCGATCGACGCCATGGCCACATGATCCTCGTAGTTCGCCGAGGTCGGGATCGAATCCACGCTCGCCGGATGCGCCAGCACTTTATTCTCAGATACCAGACCCGCCGCGCAGTATTGCGCGATCATGAATCCCGAATGCACGCCGGGGTTCGCGGTCAGGCTCGCCGGCAGCCCCCGGTTGTGATGCTTGTCGAGCAGCATCTGCGTCCGCCGTTCCGAGACGTTCGCCAACTCCGCGACCGCAATCGCCAGAAAATCGGCCGCCAACCCGACCGGCTGCCCGTGAAAGTTCCCCGCCGAGTACGCCCGGCCGTCCACGTTCGGATGCGTCGCGCCCGAGTTTCCGCGCGTCATGTCGCACGGCCCCGTCTCATCCGGAAAAAAGAGCGGGTTGTCCGTCGCCGCGTTGATCTCCGCGAGCGCCGCCATCTTGGCATACGCGATGGCGTCGCGACTCGCCCCGTGAACCTGCGGCGCGCAGCGGACGGAATAGACGTCCTGCACCTCTTCGCTCAGATCGACCAGCTTCCCCTCCGTCAGCACCTGCAGAATATTCGCCGCGCTGTCCGCCTGACCGCGCATGTTCCGCACCCGATGCACCTTCTCATCCAGCGCCCGCGTACGCCCGCAGACTGACTCCAGCGTCATCGCCGCCGCCACGTCCGCCGTGTTCGCCAGCTCCGTCGCGTCGTGCACCGCCAGCGCCAGCCCCGCCGCCGAGAACGCCGCCCCGTTCGTCAGTGAAAGCCCGTCCTTGTAACTCGGCTTGGGAATCCGCCAGTCGTCGCCATGCTTGAGTCGCCCGGCCATCGTCTCGCGAAGCCGAGTCGCCGAAAGCGCCTCGCCCCGGCTCCGCCGTACATCCTCACGACTCGCCGCAACATAAAACCGCCCGGCCGTCTCCTCCTCCAGCATCACCACAAACAAATGCGCCAACGGACAAAGATCGCCGCTCGACCCGACCGACCCGCGCGTCGGCACCAGCGGAATCACCCCCGCGTTGATCATGTCGCGTACAAAAAACGCCATCTCCGGCCGCACCCCGGAATGACCCTTCAAGAAAGTGTTGAGCCGGATCACCAGCGCCGCCCGAACCACCTCCGCCGGAAAATAATTGCCGAAGTCGTCGCGATCCGTCGTGTCGCCCACCCCGGAAGAATGACTGCGCAGAATGTTCGCCTGCAATTCGCCGAAATGATCGGGATCGACCGGGATCGTCTTGAACTCCCCGAACCCCGTTGTGATGCCGTAGACATGCGGCAATTCATCGCCGCGCTTCCCCGCCGCGTACGCCTCCCGATAGCGGCCGACGATCGTCTCAATTTCCTGATGACAGCGCTCGACCCGCTTCATCGCCTTGGCACAGCACGTCACCCGCACCGCCGGATCGCGCGCTGCCGCCGCCAGCGCCTCGATCGACAGGTCACTGCCGGTAAGCTCAACCTGTGATGGATGGCCGGCCGCCATGCCGCATTGCTCCTCTGGAAGTTATGACTGAGATTCCTGCAACATGGCCCGCGCCGCTTCAATCAGGTCGCCGCGCGGCGCCTCGATCTGCCCCGGACGCTCGCTGACCCACTGCGCACGGTCGCTGATCTTCGCGGCGGACTCCTTCCCCTTGCCCATGTTCTTCAGCGTCACCGTCCCTCGCGCCTTCTCGTCGCCGCCGCACACGACCACGACCGGAATCTCGATCTGGTCCGCATATTTGAATTGCTTGCCGATTCCCTTCTTCGAGCCCAGGTACATTTCCGTCGGGATACCCGCCCGCCGAAGCTCATACGTCATCGCCAGGTAGTCGTCGATCATCGCCTCATCGAGCACCGCCACCAGCACCTGCGCCGTCGACTTCCGCATTGGCGCCCGGCCCAGATGAACCAGCGCCGCCAGCAGTCGATCCACCCCGATCGACGCCCCCGTCGCCGGCACCTTCTCGCCGAGAAAGCGCATCACCAGCTCGTCATACCGACCGCCGCCCATCACCGACCCGAACTGCGGCGCATCCAGGAGAATCGCCTCAAACACCGGCCCCGTGTAATAAGCCAGCCCCCGCGCCACGCTCAGATCAAGCGTCACCCGATCGTCCCCATAGCCCAGGTTGGCAAGCTGCCGCGACATCCGCCCTAGTAAATCGATCTCCTCCTGCGCACCCGGCACCTTGCTGAACAGCTCCGTGAGTTGCCGAAGCACGTCATCGCGCCGGTCGCCCCGAATCGCAATGAACTGCTCAATGCGGTCCGCCTGCTCATTCGACAAGCCCAGCCCCGAGATCCAGTCGCCCGACTTATCCTTGTAGCCCGTCGTCAGTTCGCGGCGCACACCCTCGAGTTGAATCTTGTCCAGCTTGTCCAGCACCCGAAAGACGTCCGAGCCGACCCGCGCGATCTCCTCGTTCGCCGTCGCCTCAACCGGTCCGCCGCGCCTGCTGACAAACGTGTCCGGCACCTCGGCATACTTCAGCAGAAGGTTCAGCACCCGCCTGCTGGAGAATCGCACCTGGTACGCCCCGACGTCGAGCGCCGTCAGCGTGTCGCACATCGCCGAGATGATCTCGACGTCCGCCAGAAACGACTCAACCCCCACCGAGTCAATGTCGAATTGAATGAACTCGCGAAACCGCCCCCGGTCAGGCTTGTCCGCCCGCCACACCGGCGACACCTGATACCGCCGAAACGGCCGCGGCAACTCGCGATACTGCGAAACCACCCGCGCCAGCGGCACCGTCAGATCAAAGCGCAGCCCCAGCCGCTCGCCCGCGTCTTTCTCGCGAGGGTCATCTGGATTGCGTACATGAAAAATTGAAGAGCTGGATTCCTCGCCGCCGCTGCCCGTCAGCACGTCGAGGTATTCCACCGCCGGCGTTCCCAGCGGCACAAACCCATAGCTCTCATAGACCCCGCGGATCGTGTCGATCAGCCACTGGCGCGCGGCCATCTCCTGCGGCAATAAATCGCGCAGGCCGCGAAACAGACGGGCAGAATTCCTCTCCGACACGAAACCTCCATGAATCCTGGGAGGGGCCTGATCGGCCGCTAAGTGACTACCGGTGCCCGGACTCGAACCGGAGACCTTCTGATCCACAATCAGACGCTCTAACCAACTGAGCTACACCGGCGTAAAACCAGCTCCCGCCCACTGGGCCCATCAAAGCCCTCAGGCAGGACGCTTTATCTTAGCAAAGTTCATCCCCGTGTCGACCAATGGCCCACCGGCACGATCCAACCAATCGAACCGCGCCCCGCCCTACGCCGACGCAGCACGATCCGGCAGCGGATCGACCTCCGTCGGAGAACCCGCAATCGACATGGCCGTCTTGATGTCCTTCAGCCCGTTCCCTGTCACCACTGCCAGCACGTCCGCCGTCTTCGCAATCACACCGTCCATCACCGCGCGCCGCACCCCCGCAATCCCCGCAGCCGCAGCCGGCTCCGCAAAGACGCCCGCCAGCCGACCCGCCGACTTCATCGCTTCGGTGATCTCCTCATCGCTCACGCGGACCATCGCCCCGTTCGTCAGCTTCGTGAACTTGATCGCCTTGCGCCAATTCCGCGGCACCGGCACGTCGATGCTGTCCGCCAGCGTCTGCCCCGAAAAGTCCTTCGGCAATTCCCCCGTCTCAAACGCCCGCGCCACCGGGTCCATCCCCGCCGCCTGAACGCCCAGCACGCGCGGCAGCTTGCCGATGATCCCCAGCTCCTTCATCTGCAAGAGCCCCTTGGCCACCCCCGCGATCGTGCAACCGTCGCCGACACTGATCACCACCCAGTCCGGCTCGTGCCCCGCCGTCTGCTCGGCAATCTCCAATCCGCACGTCTTCTTGCCCTCGACCAGGTACGGGTTGATCGCGCAGTTCCGGTTGTACCACCCGTTCTTGTCGCACTCCGCCGTGCAAAGATCGTACGCCTGCGCATAAGTCCCCCGCACCCGCCGCACGTCCGCCCCATAGATTAAAAGCTGCGCAACCTTCGGCTCCGGTGCCCGCTGCGGAACGAAAATCGTCGCCGGCATCCCCGCCATCGCCGCATACCCCGCCAGGCTGCTCGCCGCGTTACCCGTCGATGCACAGGCAATCCGCGTCGCCTTCGCCTGCCGCGCATGAAGCACCCCCACCGACGACGCCCGATCCTTGAAGCTCGACGTCGGATTCTTCCCGTCATCCTTAATACGTAGCGCCCGGCACCCCGCCCATTCCGCAAGCCGAGGCGTGTACATGATCGGCGTCCACCCCACCGGCCACGCAAACGCCTCCTCATCCGGCTCAATCGGAAGCAGTTCGTGATACCGCCAGTGATTCAGCGGGCGATTCTCCAGCGACGCCCGCGTCATGCTCATCGCCACCCGCGGCATGTCATACTCAATATCAAGTATCGCAAAGGCGTCATTGCACGCCGGACACGTCCCCGCCGACTTGGGCGCAGACGCGCACTTGCCGCACACCACGCACGAAAGTTGTTTCACGAATCGCATGCCCGACAAGCTACCGGTCCGGCCCGCGCCACGCAACGCCCCCACCCGCCGGCCGCCCTCGCCCCATCCCATAATCTCCCATGCGCCGATAAGTTCCCTCCCCCGCCCACCGTCCGTCGCATCGTCGCATTTCCCCGCGCATCGCCCCTCTCTTGCGGCATATAGTCCTATCGAGGGATCGTCCAGCGCAATAGGCCGCAAGTGCCCCGTCGCGCGGACGCTGCATTTTGGGGGGAGAGATCATGAGGGGGAATTCGAAAAGCGCCCTGCGCCACGCCGGGGCAGCGGCCGTCTGTGCCATCATCCTGACATCCACCGCCGCCGCGCAGCAAAACTGCCCGACGCAAAGCGATCAGGCCGTCATCGTCCCCGCCGGTCGCCCCGTCGCCTTCCGTCTCTTGGTAAGCGACCTCGGCGCTGGCGACGTCAGCATCTTTCAATTCCCCGCAGGCGGCATCCTCCAGCAAACCGGCCCATCGCCGCTCGATTTCGTCTTCGTCCCGCAGCTCGACTTCCGCGGAACGACGGTCTTCACCTACCGCCTCACCCCGCCCGCAGGCTGTCCGCGCAGCGTCGTGCTCGGCCGCGTCACTCTCGCCAGTGGAAACGCCGGCAGCCTCGCCGAAGAAAACGAAACCACAGCGTCCGGTGTCGTCGATCCGCCCGCTCAGCCCGGCCTCTTCGACCTCATCGCCGCCGGACTCATCTCAAGTGCATGTGGTGTCGGAATTGTCCCGATGGGAATGGTCGCGGGCATGGCCATGCTGCTCGGCAAGCGCCGCGTTAACGCGAAGAACCGCCCCGCCAGATAGGAATCAGCACTCTACCGATATGGACTGATGCTTGGGTGAATCACCGCGCGACGGGCCCTGCGTCGTGGTGCTGCCCGGCGCCCGCGCGCTGGCGTTCGCCGTTTGAACCTTCTCCAAAAGCAGCCGCCAAGTCTCGCGCTGATGTTCGAGGATCTGAAGCGCCTCATCAATGTACGACGGCTCGTGACGGACGTTCGCCTCAACCAGCCGCCAATACACGAAGTTGTACAGACCGGCGAGCTGCTCGCACAGCTCCGGCTGAATCTCCGGACGAAGCCCGTTCTTCATCTCCGTCACGATCCGCTGAACGCGCAGCAGCTTCTCGCACGCCGTCTCCAGGTCCTTGCCCAGCATCGCCTCACGCGCCTGGCGCGCGAAGCGAATCGCCCCGTCATACAGCATCATCTGAAGCTGCTCGGGCGTCGCGGTCATCACCGCGTTCTGCAAATAGGCGTCGGATGCTTTCTGAGTCATATGGGTGCGCTGTCGTTGCCTCTCCCGCTTCTTGATCGGCGCATGACAAGACCGATATGAGCTTTACCCGGGCGAGAACGCTCAACCACCCGGCGGCGTCCGAAAACTAGCGCGATGTAGAAAGTGTGCTCAGGCCCAGTAGCGCCGTCTGCTGCGTCTGAAGTCGCGCAATAATCGACTCCGTCGCCGCGAACTGCGCCAGCAGCCGCTCCCGACGCCGCACGAGCAGCGTTTCAAGCTGAGTGATCCGGTTCGTCAGCAAGTCCTGGGAGCTCTGGATCGCGTCCTCCTGCAGCGCGATCACCCCGGTGTCCGCCTCAGTCAGAGATTTGATCTCATCCTGCAGGACCGTGCCGAATCCCGTCTTCTCCGTGGTGAAGAACTCCTGCACCGCCTGCGGGTCCGTCGCGATCGCATCGCGCAACTTCTGCTCGTCCAGCCGAAGCGAAGCCCCGGACTGCAGCGACACACCCAATCGGCTCAATTGCCGCAGGTCGCCCGATTCATTGACCCGCGAAATGATGCTCAGCAGCCGGTCCCGAACCCGCCGCGTCGTCGAGTCGCCGTTGAGAATCCCCCGCGTCTCCGTCTCCGCATTGAAGCTGCTGAGCTGGTCGATCGATGAAATCACCGCATTGAACGCCGTGACAAAGCTGGAGATGTCCTCCACGATCGCATTGACATTCCGCGACACAGTCACCGTCACCGGCTGCGTCGTCGTCGAAATCAGATCGAGCCGTACCCCGTCGAGCACCCCCGAAATACTGTTCGTGCTGCTGCTCAGGATCACCGGGTTCGCCGCGTTCGGATCGCCGAAGATCACCGTCGCGTCCCGTGCCGAGGAAAGCTGCTCAAACGACAACCCCGTGGCCCCCGTGTCCACTGCAAGCTGTCCCGCCGTCCCCGACTGGTTCGACGTCAGGCTCAGTCGAAACGGCTTCGACCCCGAGCCGTTGTTCAGAAGCGCCGACAAGACCGGCGCACCGGACGCCTTGATTTTCTCGATGACTTTGTTGAGCGAGTCCGACGCCGAGATCACCACCTTGCGCTCAAACGACCCGTCGATGAACGGCTCGCCCGAGGCCGCCGTCTTCAGAATGTTCAGCGATTTCGCCGTCGTGCTGCCCTCTTCGGTGATCTTAAGCTGCGCCCCGCCGCCGGCCGTGTCCTCAATCAACAGCCCGTCGCCGTTGTCGTTAATCCGCGCCGTCACACCGATGCCGCGCGAGTTGATCTCGTCGATCACGTCCTGAAGCGTGACCTCGTTCCCCTGCGTCAGATCGATCACGCCCGATTGACCCGAGCTGTCGGTTATCCTGAAAAGACCCCGCACAATCCCCCGTCCGCCGTTCAGGTCGCTCAGCCGCGTCGCGCCCGACAGGTACTGCCGTTGCAGATTGCCCGACCCGCGCTGCGAAACCGCCGCGTCCACTTCAATCTTCAAATCCGCCGCCGCGCTCCCCGTCACATCGCGCACCACGAAGTTCCCGGTCCCGCCGCTGGTATCCTTAAGCACAATCCCCAGGCCGGAATCCGAGACCGACGCCGTCACCCCCACCCCC
Proteins encoded in this region:
- a CDS encoding aromatic amino acid lyase, with protein sequence MAAGHPSQVELTGSDLSIEALAAAARDPAVRVTCCAKAMKRVERCHQEIETIVGRYREAYAAGKRGDELPHVYGITTGFGEFKTIPVDPDHFGELQANILRSHSSGVGDTTDRDDFGNYFPAEVVRAALVIRLNTFLKGHSGVRPEMAFFVRDMINAGVIPLVPTRGSVGSSGDLCPLAHLFVVMLEEETAGRFYVAASREDVRRSRGEALSATRLRETMAGRLKHGDDWRIPKPSYKDGLSLTNGAAFSAAGLALAVHDATELANTADVAAAMTLESVCGRTRALDEKVHRVRNMRGQADSAANILQVLTEGKLVDLSEEVQDVYSVRCAPQVHGASRDAIAYAKMAALAEINAATDNPLFFPDETGPCDMTRGNSGATHPNVDGRAYSAGNFHGQPVGLAADFLAIAVAELANVSERRTQMLLDKHHNRGLPASLTANPGVHSGFMIAQYCAAGLVSENKVLAHPASVDSIPTSANYEDHVAMASIAARKVRTVLTNTQSTLAIELMAAAQALDWRIRLRSTPSDGGTVTAEAFATARAAFGKGLSTGSAAALACIRGVVGPLCEDRVLAEDIRAMRMLIEDGAIRSAVESAVGALRPIDPLR
- the hisS gene encoding histidine--tRNA ligase, with protein sequence MSERNSARLFRGLRDLLPQEMAARQWLIDTIRGVYESYGFVPLGTPAVEYLDVLTGSGGEESSSSIFHVRNPDDPREKDAGERLGLRFDLTVPLARVVSQYRELPRPFRRYQVSPVWRADKPDRGRFREFIQFDIDSVGVESFLADVEIISAMCDTLTALDVGAYQVRFSSRRVLNLLLKYAEVPDTFVSRRGGPVEATANEEIARVGSDVFRVLDKLDKIQLEGVRRELTTGYKDKSGDWISGLGLSNEQADRIEQFIAIRGDRRDDVLRQLTELFSKVPGAQEEIDLLGRMSRQLANLGYGDDRVTLDLSVARGLAYYTGPVFEAILLDAPQFGSVMGGGRYDELVMRFLGEKVPATGASIGVDRLLAALVHLGRAPMRKSTAQVLVAVLDEAMIDDYLAMTYELRRAGIPTEMYLGSKKGIGKQFKYADQIEIPVVVVCGGDEKARGTVTLKNMGKGKESAAKISDRAQWVSERPGQIEAPRGDLIEAARAMLQESQS
- the thrC gene encoding threonine synthase, whose product is MRFVKQLSCVVCGKCASAPKSAGTCPACNDAFAILDIEYDMPRVAMSMTRASLENRPLNHWRYHELLPIEPDEEAFAWPVGWTPIMYTPRLAEWAGCRALRIKDDGKNPTSSFKDRASSVGVLHARQAKATRIACASTGNAASSLAGYAAMAGMPATIFVPQRAPEPKVAQLLIYGADVRRVRGTYAQAYDLCTAECDKNGWYNRNCAINPYLVEGKKTCGLEIAEQTAGHEPDWVVISVGDGCTIAGVAKGLLQMKELGIIGKLPRVLGVQAAGMDPVARAFETGELPKDFSGQTLADSIDVPVPRNWRKAIKFTKLTNGAMVRVSDEEITEAMKSAGRLAGVFAEPAAAAGIAGVRRAVMDGVIAKTADVLAVVTGNGLKDIKTAMSIAGSPTEVDPLPDRAASA
- the fliS gene encoding flagellar export chaperone FliS — encoded protein: MTQKASDAYLQNAVMTATPEQLQMMLYDGAIRFARQAREAMLGKDLETACEKLLRVQRIVTEMKNGLRPEIQPELCEQLAGLYNFVYWRLVEANVRHEPSYIDEALQILEHQRETWRLLLEKVQTANASARAPGSTTTQGPSRGDSPKHQSISVEC